AAACTTCTGTGGTGACAATACTTAGGAATCCAATTGACCGTGTTTTTAGTACCTACGAGTTTTCCGTGGAGGTAGCAGCCAGGTTCTTGGTGCACCCTAACTTAACATCTGCCACCAAAATGTCTGGACGGCTGCGTTCAAAAAATACAATAAGCACTCTAGATATCTGGCCATGGAAGTACTTGGTCCCTTGGATGAGAGAAGATTTATTTGCTCGAGTATGTCTTTTTAACAGCATTTGTCAATTCATCTTCTTGTCCAATGAGCTTTACTATCTGAGTTTGCCTCTATAGTAACAAATTATAGCATATATATCTAAAAACCTTATTCAACTAAATATATCAACCGAAAAGCATAATTGTCTTATCTAGTTTCGCTTCCTCTTCCTCCAAATATATTTAGATTTTGTCAATGGCAATATGCTTATCAGATAGTTCCTTACTAGCCCACATTGTCGAATGGGCTCCTTTACTGATCATTCGCTGCTTCCTTGCCATCGAAAGAATAAATTATCATTGTTTTGTTTTTGAGCATGTTCCACAGTGTAGTCTGTACTCTGTATCATTCTTGAGGCAGTGATAATCGCGGATGTCCTGTTTCTCAGACATTTCATCATACTTTGCCTCTCTGTTTTATTTAGATGCTTCTTAGTTGCACTTATTTTGTTGCTAAATGAATTACCATATGCTTGTGCTAATAATAGTAGATAATTTCTCTTCCTAGTGTACAACAACTGGTCCAAAACACATAACCTTGTCTATCTATTTGTGATTGATAATGGTGTCTAATCAGTAGAGGAATTAAGATGATTAGTGTAAGTATTGTTATCCATTTATCCTGCTAGCACTGTCAAAGGATTGCCAAACTTAACTAATTAGCATAATAGGAACCATATCTCAACAAAACATCAGGATTCAGAACATTTTTTGTATTTACAAAATACAATTAGAATGATTAATAATCTTTTAGTGGGTTTGCCCATTTTGATGTGGAGGAGGGGAGGCAGGGGCAGCAAGGTGGGGGGAACTTCTGTCATGCATATGTATGTAGCATTATGAATTTATCTTGCATAATCATTAATATGTTGCATTTGCATATCCCCTGGACTGCAGAGGGAAGCAAGAGAACAAAATGGTCATTCTGTTGTTACAGGCACTAATCCATATGATACGGAGGAGATGTTGATGCCTCTACATGAGTATATCAACAACCCTATTGCTCGGGATATCGTTCACAACGGAGCCACATTTCAGGTATTGCGTGGTTTTATATTTACAATATGAAACCTtttgtccttttctttttctgaaTTATATTGTTTGGAGTTCTACAAGAGCTAAAAGTAGGGATCCAACTCGGAACTTATGGGTGAAGGTTGTGAACACATGCTTATGTTGGTATTTTACTATAAATTTCATATTGTTCTTCTGCTTTATTGGTTAATTGTTGTTTAACTGGTTACTAGAACTGTGGTTGGGTTCTTTTTCGTTTCCTTTTTTTCAGAAGACATTGACAAACTGAAATGAAATTGCAAATTGATTTCAACTTTGAATATCTTGACCCTAGACCAATCTCAGATACTGCCTTGTGGGCTAGATGCTGTATCATAAAACAGTCTCTTGCCGCAacagggtctttcggaaacaacctctctatctccatgaggtaggggtaaggtatgCATACATCCcacccttcccagaccccacttgtgggatttcactgggtatgttgttgttgttgttgttgttgccgcaacaattttacttttttgaggttattcgggagaaggtgggagtgacaTCTGTGGTAGACAAGATAAGAGAAgcgagattgagatggtttgggcatgtacagaggaggggtgtcgacgccccagttaggaggtgcaAGCGGTTGGATTTGGGGCTATgcagaggggtaggggtagactgaaaaagtattggagagaggtgaccATACAAGATATGGCGCTACTTCATATcaccaaggacatgaccttagatagaaagtaGTGGAGGTcacggattagggtagaagactagtagGAATTGAATGGTGTCTTGCCGTGTGTCGGTTTAGGatggtcgtaggtctaggcgtgcctttatagttgtgttgttattgcctttgattatcgcATTGctttgctattgttattgttcttgtcttgtaaaactttgcattttttattttctattttattatgttatatatattgtttttctctcgGGTTTGGAACTGTGActtttgagctgagggtctttcgaaaacagcctctctacctctatgaggtagtggtaatGTCTGCGTACACCCTATCttctccagaccccacttgtgggatttcactgggtatgttgttgttgttgttgtttgagaAAGTCTCTGCTAAACAGATTATTCAATTAATGCCGAAAAAACAGAAGTAACAATGATATAAGGTGAGGCGCTTTATCATTTCTTTGGGTGTAGCATAGGAGGGACTCTTTCTTAaggatttgaaagaaaaaaaaaacattattgtATGCAAGAGCAATGTtggattttcttgtttttttaattttatttgggtaaaataataaaaatttcatTGTTGGCATTAAGAAGATGTAGAATGATACAAAAGTAGGGAAGATAACAAAATTTTGTTAGCTCAATTACAAAAAGACTATAGTACCAGGGAGCTAACAAAGTTCAAAAAGTTCTCAGGGGAACCTATGGGTGAAAGGTTCTGCCAACTATGTAGATACAAAAGACATCTAGCCTTGAGGGAGTGATTTGGAGTTGATAAACCTTCAAAACATTTGTTGTTTTTTTCTGGCCATACATGCACCAAAAATTACTAGCATGTATCGTCTTCCAGATTGGCTTGATGGCAATGTTGGatgctttttatttttaatttttttctgttCCCCGTTGTGAAGAGCTTGTGCCTGCTCATTTGCAGAGGCAGAGCCAGGTTTTGAAGCTTATGGGTTCTAGATTTTGATCTATTAACTCATCGGGTTCTAATCTATACATATTCAATGTATTTTGAAGATAAATAGAAGGCCTAAAccatagttattggattcggCCGAACCTGAAGGCGACACTCTACCCTCCGCCCTTGCTCATTTGTGCATCATACAAGGTGCCAGACCTCATTCTTGTAGGCTATCTTCTGCTGACAAAATAATAAGTTATTGATTTGGTGAGAAAGATTCTtggcatacaacaacaacaacaacccagtgttGTTGGCATACAAGTGGATACAAAAGATGAGAGCTTACACAAAAAGTATGTTTTCTACCAATAACACCCAATCAACTATACTGATTGGAACCTTGTGGTGCCCCAAAAATTTACAGAACAAAATAATTTTCCCTAGTATGTGAACAAGTACTTTTCACCCCTTAAACgctcttttatttctttcttcaatATCTACATGAGAGCCAAAGTTGTTAACCTCCATGATCCTTcaccttcttttcttcttctgaaGATCCAACTGCATATCACGTCGTTGACTGTGGCTGGCGTCATACATTGTGTGCCAAAAAGATACAGTGCTGTTTGCTATATTTCTCGTGGGCTATTTTAACAAGGGATTTTTTGAAACATTCAATGTTTTCGTAATTACATTGAATTGAGGATATAAacaattttctctctcttttctttataAATGACTATTTTCATTTCGTACTTGTGTCAAAATATTAAACAGATATAACTGTAAGCTCCAAAATATCCATCCGGCTACCCATGCAAAAGAGGAATATTTTCTTCATACCAAAGCTATAATTGGAACAAAAATTCCCATTTGACTTTCCAAGTTGGTCTGTTGTCCTTGAGAAAATCTCCTTCGACTTTCCTTCTATATCATCCTAAACAAACTCAAGGGTGCTGTCTTCCATATCTTCTTCTAATTGGCCTCCTTCCTTCCATCCTCCTTTCTTCATCTAAACACAAGGGAGCTGTCTTCCATATCTTCATCTAACTGGCCTCCTTCCCATCCATCCTCCAAACTCAAATAGCATTCATTACCGTTGACGTCCACATTTTAAGCTTTTCAGCAGCTGTGGCATATGTGTCAACTTCCTTCAAGGTTAATGTCCACATCATCAGGTTGAACTAAAACTATCTTCTGTTATAAGAATGACTTAACCGACCTAACCTAACCGATTATTAGGTTTCTCATAATAAAATTGTAGGTTCTATATAAATCTGTAACTGACATCTGTACCGAATAAATTTATAcgtgaaaaatatatttcatatacaaGTATTAAAATAACGGAGCACTAAAATTTTCGCCTTGGGCTTGGGTATGGGAACGCCAACAAGCCAACAGGTAACTAACATCCAAAGTTCCAACTCCGAAACCTATTATGCTACTCCTATTGAAGCTAAATTAGTTCTAGCATCTCGAGTAGTAACTAGTAAGCTACAAGGTATTAGATATATTTCCTCTcatatgatttaaatttctcTTATTGATTACTTAATTTTTGTAGACTCAGTTATCGAGTCCCATCTTGTTTGATTTCTTCCCGCTCGTGtgatcaaaatattttctttgtttaacTATATTTTACATTACTATAAAATTGTGGGATGGATCTCTATTCTTGTCGTCTTTCATGTTTTCTTGATTCACCGCCTTTTAAACTCTAAAAATATCTGGAGAGTTCTTGTCAAAGTCAGATAAAAGTATGCAGGGTATCGTGTTCTAACTTCTACCGCATAACTtttacatgaattttttttaaaaaaaataccaaaaattaaCCTAACCGTACCGATGTCGAAGATAAACCGAGATGATGGGATAGTTTTGAAAAGTCTAATCTTggttatataaaataaaataactgaaaCTGGTATGGTATAAATTTTAGAAATAACTACCCGAACCGTACCATTGTCACCCCTATTCACAACCCCTCCCACCTCTCTGGGGGTCCCTTCTCCCTAACCAAAGGAAATGCTCTTGAAGCTGTTTCATCTCGCTGATAGTGTCTAATTTATAGGTCGCAGGACTTACAAACAACTCTTATCTGACAGAGGCACATGATGTTCGTCACTGTGTATTGAAGTATCAGTCTCTTGGAGATTATGTGCTTAAGGTTGCAAAGGTAATCAAGCCACTCTAAATTAAGTTTGACTCTGAGTAATATACTCTGCTACATCCGCTTCTTGATGATGGTCGGAATTATTGTAGATATCTATAAATTTTTGCAGAAGAGGTTGGACGATATGTTGTATGTTGGACTCACAGAGAACCACAAAGAATCAGCCACCATGTTTGCTAATGTAGTCGGTACTCAGGCAATTTCACAGTTCACTGGATCAACATCACATGGAGATCATACTGCTAAGAACAGCTCTGGTCAGTTTAGAAGCTATATAATTTAACTGAATTGATGCCTTGGCTAGAAatattcccctttttcttctaaCGGCAGCATATAACATCCAATGGATGAGTATCAATTTGAACAAGCCATGCAGTGACTCTGCTATGCACTTTCTTTCTATATTTGTTTCTTCTTGAGGGGTGGGGGGGTGGGGTGTGTACTGAACCTGTCACTGAAGCTTCCACCTTACGAGAGGCCAATCTTGGTGGTcccactttttaaaaaaataattagttttcaTCAAAAATCCAGTATTGGTCATAACTAGAAGTTGAGTTTTAGAAATGTTTCAAAAGCTGAGTATATAGATATGATTCAACGAttgatttttcaagaatgacaCATTTTCTGCTAGAATTTAGTGTTGTTCAAGTTGGAGTGTAGGACACGTGATTGTAGTTTTGACTGTTACATCATCTGGTTTTGCGCAGAACAGGGCTCTTCACTACTAGAATCTGATTTTGATGCAACTTATCACCATGTAAGATCTATGTCTCTCTTGATATGTGATCATTAATTTCCCTACTTGCTCTAAGTGCCTGTTCGAATTTCAAATTAAGCTGTGATCTTAATCCTTCATTTTACCCAAACCTCAGAGCAACAGCTCATACCAAAAGTCCAATCATATCTCATCAGCTGAGCGAGGTGAATCAACAAAGGAAAATGTAAGCCCATTGCTATGAAGTCCAAGACGATGTGTTTCTGTTCTAACTGCAACACATGCGAACTTCCTTACTTTAACTTTTTTGCCTCCATAACAGATGACTGTCGGAAAACTCATGGATGTATACGAGAGCTGCATTTCGAACTTAAGGAAGACCCAGTCTGAAAGACGTGTAAATTCTCTAAAGAAAATTGATCCAGCAAATTTTACAAAGGAGGTATTGTAGCCAAACTGTGTTCTGTTTTTCAATAGCTTGCTATTTTCATTTTCCTTGACAAGCATTGGTGAACTTTCAAGTATGAATCCAAGTATATTGTTTTTGGCCTCTTATCATCATAGTTTCATATTTGATAGGGACGTCGTCAGGTGTCTGAAGCCCTTCTTCAGGAGATCACATCATTAAACCACCTCGATGTGGAGCTTTATAAATATGCCCAGACGATCTTTGCAAATCAACACAAACGCATGTTACTGAACAAGGTTGTCACAGTAAGTGCCCACGTTACCCAGTATTTTTTACTATAGTCCATACCCTTGATTCTGTGAATGGGATAAATAAACAATTAAGGAAGACCTAGAACTTATgcttataattaataatatcatGTGCATGTTATATTAGTTATATTAGTAGTCTAATTTTGTATGTCACTCAGATTTCATCGCATTAGCTTGTATAACTACATTGAAACTGGCCTCTGAGAATTATTATTCACGAAGGGCAGCCATAGAGCAACAGTAAAATTGTCTCAATGTGACCAATAAGTGGTGGGTTGAGCAGTGGAATCAGCTAGGGATGCTTGCGTCAAGGTAGGCTGTCTACATCACACCCCCTCAGAGTATGGGCCTTTCCCGGTCCTGCATGAACGCAGCACTGTGCtgcccttttatttttttgaaaattattattcACGCAGCAAATATACTGATGAGATATAGGTGTTCCAGTGACTTCATTAATGTGTCTTATTATGTGTTGATGTGGGGTTTCACAGAGTCATTATTCGTTCCTCCAATTGGCATGATAGAGAGGTCTTTTACGAACGCTTACCCATCAATGAAGCCTGTTGCATTTTCAAGACTAGGACTTTCCATTTACTTGGTGTTTTCCTCTGTGATCTCTCTCATTTATTCAACATATCGTGCATCGTTGCATTCGCTACATAGCGCTAGTGCACATTAATGTCTCATCCTAAATAATTATACAGAAGACA
This region of Solanum dulcamara chromosome 9, daSolDulc1.2, whole genome shotgun sequence genomic DNA includes:
- the LOC129902624 gene encoding protein-tyrosine sulfotransferase isoform X2, giving the protein MRQRGHIFDVFVILVFLLSVSTITKATESKDGFKRCEHIVKQWASSSLDLEVKDDKHVLQNLLFFLHVPRTGGRTYFHCFLKKLYASSLECPRSYDKLRIDPRKPKCRLLVTHDDYSMMNKLPKDETSVVTILRNPIDRVFSTYEFSVEVAARFLVHPNLTSATKMSGRLRSKNTISTLDIWPWKYLVPWMREDLFARREAREQNGHSVVTGTNPYDTEEMLMPLHEYINNPIARDIVHNGATFQVAGLTNNSYLTEAHDVRHCVLKYQSLGDYVLKVAKKRLDDMLYVGLTENHKESATMFANVVGTQAISQFTGSTSHGDHTAKNSSEQGSSLLESDFDATYHHSNSSYQKSNHISSAERGESTKENMTVGKLMDVYESCISNLRKTQSERRVNSLKKIDPANFTKEGRRQVSEALLQEITSLNHLDVELYKYAQTIFANQHKRMLLNKNQLDSGFGDSYRAFSWEAISVAVFVLFVLLFAVLYVTAKRRTSKLKL
- the LOC129902624 gene encoding protein-tyrosine sulfotransferase isoform X1 — its product is MRQRGHIFDVFVILVFLLSVSTITKATESKDGFKRCEHIVKQWASSSLDLEVKDDKHVLQNLLFFLHVPRTGGRTYFHCFLKKLYASSLECPRSYDKLRIDPRKPKCRLLVTHDDYSMMNKLPKDETSVVTILRNPIDRVFSTYEFSVEVAARFLVHPNLTSATKMSGRLRSKNTISTLDIWPWKYLVPWMREDLFARREAREQNGHSVVTGTNPYDTEEMLMPLHEYINNPIARDIVHNGATFQVAGLTNNSYLTEAHDVRHCVLKYQSLGDYVLKVAKKRLDDMLYVGLTENHKESATMFANVVGTQAISQFTGSTSHGDHTAKNSSEQGSSLLESDFDATYHHSNSSYQKSNHISSAERGESTKENMTVGKLMDVYESCISNLRKTQSERRVNSLKKIDPANFTKEGRRQVSEALLQEITSLNHLDVELYKYAQTIFANQHKRMLLNKVVTNQLDSGFGDSYRAFSWEAISVAVFVLFVLLFAVLYVTAKRRTSKLKL